One Deltaproteobacteria bacterium genomic region harbors:
- a CDS encoding electron transfer flavoprotein subunit alpha/FixB family protein, translating into MSKVLIFAEIADGKVKKGAFELLTAARSASLSTQVLALGTGSKAALQTLSGWSITEAFAGDNSAFNNYNPEVFAETVASAIKDSGADIVLASSSLLARDLFPRVAAKLGSAAVSDCTDLTLAGGLKVRRPMYSGKCSAEVTFLANGPKIVLMRANQLPVGEPAGAGAVTVKDLPAPTATGLRTLIKDIVKGASGKLDLTEANIIVSGGRGLKEAANFKLVEDLAATCGATVGASRAIVDAGWVSHSIQVGQTGKTVAPSLYIAIGISGAIQHLAGMSGSKVIVAINKDANAPIFQKASYGVVGDLFEVVPALTQEFKTLFQ; encoded by the coding sequence ATGTCAAAAGTTTTAATTTTTGCAGAAATCGCAGATGGTAAAGTCAAAAAAGGAGCCTTCGAACTTTTAACAGCGGCGCGGTCTGCTTCGCTGAGTACTCAGGTACTCGCGCTTGGCACCGGTTCAAAAGCAGCGCTGCAAACCTTGAGCGGCTGGTCGATTACAGAAGCTTTCGCCGGCGACAACTCTGCATTTAATAACTACAATCCGGAAGTGTTCGCTGAGACCGTCGCGTCGGCGATCAAAGACTCGGGTGCGGACATCGTCCTCGCTTCTTCATCCCTTTTGGCGCGCGACTTGTTTCCGCGTGTTGCTGCAAAGCTAGGTTCTGCAGCTGTTAGCGACTGCACGGATCTCACTTTGGCTGGCGGACTGAAGGTTCGTCGACCGATGTATTCTGGCAAGTGTTCAGCTGAAGTTACTTTCCTCGCAAATGGACCTAAAATTGTTTTGATGCGTGCCAACCAACTTCCGGTTGGGGAACCTGCTGGCGCTGGCGCAGTTACGGTAAAGGATCTCCCTGCACCAACAGCGACTGGTCTTCGAACTTTGATCAAAGACATCGTCAAAGGCGCAAGCGGCAAACTTGATCTCACAGAAGCCAACATCATCGTTTCCGGTGGTCGCGGCCTAAAGGAAGCGGCAAACTTTAAATTAGTTGAAGACCTTGCCGCCACTTGTGGAGCGACTGTCGGCGCCTCACGCGCAATTGTTGATGCTGGTTGGGTATCGCACTCGATTCAAGTTGGACAAACGGGTAAAACGGTTGCCCCAAGTCTGTACATCGCGATCGGCATCTCGGGGGCGATTCAGCATTTAGCCGGCATGAGCGGATCAAAGGTTATTGTCGCAATTAACAAAGACGCCAATGCTCCTATTTTCCAAAAAGCGAGCTACGGAGTCGTCGGCGATCTGTTTGAAGTCGTCCCCGCCTTGACGCAAGAATTTAAAACCTTGTTCCAATAG